Below is a genomic region from Macaca thibetana thibetana isolate TM-01 chromosome 1, ASM2454274v1, whole genome shotgun sequence.
ATTATCTTGTGGGCCAAGGGACCATCTCTTTCATCGCCTGCACTGCTCAGTGCTTTCTCTACATGGGCTTTATGGGGGCTGAATTCTTCCTGCTGGGGCTCATGGCCTATGACCGCTACGTGGCCATCTGCAACCCACTGCACTATCCTGTCCTCATCAGCCAGCGGGTCTGCTGCATGATCCTGGCCAGCTCTTGGTTCGGCGGGGCTTTGGACACTTTTCTCCTCACCCCCATCACCATGAGTCTCCCGTTCTGTGCCTCTCACCAAATCAATCACTTTTTCTGTGAGGCACCCACCATGCTGAGGCTGGCCTGTGGGGACAAAACCGCCTATGAAACAGTGATGTATGTGTGCTGTGTTGCAATGCTGCTGATCCCCTTCTCAGTGGTGACTGCATCCTACACCAGGATTCTCATCACAGTGCACCAGATGACATCGGctgaagggaggaagaaggccTTTGCCACCTGCTCCTCACACATGACTGTGGTGACATTATTCTACGGGGCTGCCTTGTATACGTATATGCTTCCCCAATCCTACCACACCCCAATCAAAGATAAGCTCTTCTCTGCCTTTTACACCATCCTCACCCCCTTATTAAACCCTCTCATCTACAGTCTGAGGAACAGGGATGTGATGGGTGCCTTGAAGAGAGTTGTGGCAAGAGGTTAAGGGACCTGTGGTGTGAGGAGGAAAGAATTCTGATCGTCTAAAACCTCCACATCCTGTTCAGGCATATATGGGCCTGCATCAAGGATACCATGGATAATGCTGACAGGAACTGACAATACGAGCTGTGCTAAAGGGTGTATCCAACAGTACTTCCATCCAAAATGTGAAGATGCTGTAACAGTCACACACAAATAATGCCAGAGTTCTAGAAACACCACTCgtgtttattcttttgtttctacCGATTCCAAGTCTTCTCTCATATCAGTTCTCCGATTGCAGTTCGTGTATATGAATGCCCCCAAATGTTGAGTTAACATGACATATGCTGCCCATCTTCAATGGCTCCATAAGAACTGGTGATTTTGACTATATTGTTTAAACAATCCATCAGTTGGCTTATCAAAGGTATAGGGATGTGAAGGTTCGAAAGACATATGAAAGAGACTAAACTGTCataaaactgtaaaagaaaaatctacataCTTACACCAAGATTTAGAAAATCCAAATATCTCTTCTTTGAGTAACAACTGAAAACACTCCTCCTTTATCTACATTTGGAactaaaaaaaatgaatcttgtGTTTTGTAGAAATGCCAAGACTAAACCTTTATGAGGGAGGGAGTCTgtgatgttatttttttaatatggcaACTAACTGTTACATTGGAAGACACAGCAAAAGGTACTTGAGAAAAAAAAGTCCTATTAACTAGCGGTTTCTGTAATCACTTTTCAGCTTCTTTAATTCACTAGCATTTTTAGACTCTGGGGATCCCTGTGTAGATGTTGGCACTGTTTCTAtcaacttttctcttttaaaaaagtagtgGACAgcatatttttccttctctgtagCACTGGCTTTTGCATTGGATAACATTGCAAAGTGGGAAGGAAATACCCAGCTCTTCAACTGAAAATTAGAACTGGAAACCCCTTGTAAATGACTTAGTGTCATGAGTGGTGCAAGGTTAGAAATAACCAGGACCACAAATGCTCGTGTCTTTCACAATGTCAGGATTTTCTTGATGCTATTTCAATCACAAAAGCCAGCATGAGCTACATGGAGTTCCCAAGCGGGCAACTCCCCTTAGTACTTCTCATTCACTTGGTAGTCAGAGCCGCGGGCACAGACTCAAGCCACTCCACAAGTCAGTCAATATTGCACATCATATATAATGAGTCCTCTGGTGAGAACTGATCCTACTTCGAGCTGCTAAAGACCTGATCTCTGACAGTTACAGAGTCCTCCCCTGAGAACTGATCATGGAAGAGTGTGCTTGTTTGAGTCCTTATTTGGTTGGAtacagtctttcttttttaatttgtttggtaGACAACACATCTTATCCTTGTTGGAAAAGTGctctatgaaatataaaatagagtctttttctaagatggagttgGCTATGTCAAGGGTGTTCTATACATgtagtatgatttcatttaagtGGCTAAGAACTGGAGAGAAAATGTTTGGCCTAAATTGTAGACACAGTAGTAAAACCAGGACCACACCCAAACCCCTCAGGCCACCTCTACCAGCTGCTGTGCCAGGCTTTGTACTGTCATTGGTTTAACAAAATCCAAGCTGGGTTCAGGGATGTTCTGCAGGCACTGGAGATGGTGGGTGAAGGAAACGTCTCACCTTCTTTTGTACTGAAAAAAGCTGCTGGGTATTTGACGAAATAGCCAAATAGAACAGCTCAGCTAGGCGTTGGGCTAAGCACTTAATCAAGAAAATAGACCTGGTCTTGCCGACTGAGCAGGGTTTTCAGTTGAAATCCAGGAACAGCTTTTCCGAGGCTCTTCAGCTGGAGGCTCGACATCTCCTCAATCTTGTCAGACTGTCTTGGAGAACACTTATGTGCCAGATAGTATGAGGGAGCATTTCCAACCAAGAAGATGTTGAGGTACAAAACCCACAAGTCAGAGAGAAGCAGGGGGCTGGCCCATAAGAACTGGTCATCAGTTTCAGCTCCACATAAACACCATGGGAATTTCTGCCAATCATTCAATGCTTCTGAGGACCaactttcctttttataaaatttgatttaatacttacattttttcttgtaagattttaaaatcaagtaaaatGATGAATGCAATAAAACCTTATAAATGCTAGTCATTATTTCAgctattctttgaaaagataattgacttttgtattgtttttacaatttctttcatttctatcaccgttacacacaaaaaaacactctATTGTACAGCCACTTTGCAatacagtttgacagtttcttataataTTGACAATAAtcttaccatatgatctggcaattGGGTTTCTCGGTATTAACTCTGCTGATTTGGACACTTATGTTCATAGTAGATTTTTTATACATTCCAAAACAGTTAATCAGAATGTCCTTCAGAAGTTAAAAGGATAAAGTGTGGCacattcatacagtggaatattatttaatgataaaaaataaatgatttatcaaGCCATtggaagacatggaggaaacaaatgcatattgtgaagtgaaagaagctaatctGAAGAGGCTACATACTGTGTGAATCCAGCTGCATGACatcttggaaaaaacaaaactgtggaaacaggaaaaagataagtgttgcaaggggtcagggggagggatggatggatagacagagcACAGAGGACGTTTAGAGtagtgaaactattctatatgacACAGTAATTAATGTTACATAATATTATGTCACACGGTACTATGCATTtgtgaaaaaaacacacaactctGGAACAGAAAGACTGATCCTTATGTAAAATATGAactgttaataataatgtatcaaaatTGATTCAtccattgtaacaaatgtactacaCTAATGCCAGATGTTAACAATAGGGAAGGAGAGGGGATAAAAACTCTCTGAACTATCAGTTCAATTTTTTGGTAAACCTCactgttctaaaatttaaaatttcatttcaaaagttTTCTAACAATTACATAACTCTCTGACACTATATTTCTTGACTGGATTTCAGTCAATAAATCATTAGGGGTTCCCATCAAAGAATTGTGGTGTTTGTAGAAGTTAGGATGGGGGTTGGggatgaaataataaaagtttattaatcTAATTGGTCTTGTTTTGGGAGTTTTGTTATATGTTGTTTTGAAGACATGGGAGCAGTGAGACTAATATTTCCTAGAAAGTTAGAAGAACATGGGCCAAATATTAATTAGTTTTATGCTTGGGGCATATGGTAGGAGCCCCTCATTCCAAGTTAGCATTCCTTCCCCGTTCTGCATATATAAGAAAACACTGGAAATGCATCATCTGTATATGGAAGAGGCGGGAAAATGTCTATATTACCTCACACTAGAAAACCAAAACCTATTAAAAGAGGGATGCTGCTGCAGGAGAAGGCCTTTTTAGAGTGagtgaatttttttaataaagaatttgATTAAGTTAAAAAACTCAAACTAAGAAGCCTAGAAGGAAGCCTACAAAACCCCATTCTGAACATTGGCTGTGGGAAATAATTTCTGACTAAATCCTCCAAGGCAattgcaaccaaaacaaaaattgacaagaggaacctaattaaactaaagagcttttgcacagcaaaagaaactatcaactgGGTAAGCAAACAACCTATAGAAAGggataaaatagattttctagtttatttgcatggaggtgtttatagtattctctgatggtagtctgtacttcctgagatcagtggtgatatccccctctATCATattttactgtgtctatttgattcttctcccttttcttctttattagtctgcctcgcattctatctattttgtttatcttttcaaaaaaccagcttctggattcattgaatttttgaagggttttttgatgtctctatctccttcaattctgctctgatcttagttatttcttgttttttgctagcttttgaatttgtttgctcctgCAGGGTGTcgattttacatctttcctgctttatcctgtgggcatttagtgctataaatttacctctaaacactgctttagctgt
It encodes:
- the LOC126959524 gene encoding olfactory receptor 2T6 encodes the protein MNENNETLSNGFTLMGLFTHDKGSGFFFGVICAIFFMAVIANGVMVFLINIDPHLHTPMYFLLSHLSLIDTLYISTIVPKMLVDYLVGQGTISFIACTAQCFLYMGFMGAEFFLLGLMAYDRYVAICNPLHYPVLISQRVCCMILASSWFGGALDTFLLTPITMSLPFCASHQINHFFCEAPTMLRLACGDKTAYETVMYVCCVAMLLIPFSVVTASYTRILITVHQMTSAEGRKKAFATCSSHMTVVTLFYGAALYTYMLPQSYHTPIKDKLFSAFYTILTPLLNPLIYSLRNRDVMGALKRVVARG